Genomic window (Candidatus Auribacterota bacterium):
ATTGCTGGCCGGCGAGGCTGATATGGTTATCGGATCCCGGTATCTCTCATATGGGGAGTATCGTTCTCCATTAGCCAGAAGAATCGGCATAAAAATATTGGCGGGTTTTGTTTCCTGGATTATAGAGTCGAGGATCACGGACGCTACATCTGGTTTTATAGCCCTGAATCGCAACGCTGTGGCAATTCTGGCCGAGTCATCCCCTGATGAATATCCCGAGGTCGAATCCATCGTGCTGCTGCACGAAAAAGGATTGCGCGTCAAGGAGGTCGGAGTGAAGATGGGCCATCGCCAGGAGGGGAGATCGTCCATCACCGCCCTTGGATCTATCTACTACATGGTGAGGGTAATCCTGGGCCTCACCATTGAGCTTTTGAGAAGAGACTCGTCCTGATCTTCAGCTCGGTGCGCATGGCAAGAAAGCAATGAATATATTGCTATTGAATCCTCCGTTCATCGGTAAATTCTCAAGGGCATCGCGCAGTCCTGCCGT
Coding sequences:
- a CDS encoding glycosyltransferase family 2 protein, which encodes MNSITADKILIIIPAYNEERTIGAVIRSILSLTEFRNVLVINDGSFDRTSRTACTVGARVLELPYNLGIGAAVQTGYLFAEKERYEYVIRVDADGQHEVSQMCTLLAPLLAGEADMVIGSRYLSYGEYRSPLARRIGIKILAGFVSWIIESRITDATSGFIALNRNAVAILAESSPDEYPEVESIVLLHEKGLRVKEVGVKMGHRQEGRSSITALGSIYYMVRVILGLTIELLRRDSS